The proteins below are encoded in one region of Candidatus Rokuibacteriota bacterium:
- the rpoN gene encoding RNA polymerase factor sigma-54, with amino-acid sequence MAIEVRLSLRQTQRLVMTPQLQQAIQLLQLSTLELQEVIEKELLENPLLEEVPADTGEPREGATAEAPGPSEPASVDATTPDGNRAEDLPFDLTSVVFDVPEEPTLVQQEERDEFPLENLVRSTSTLADHLELQLGVATDDPQLRAAGSAIIGNLDEDGYLRAELAEIAEFTQLLPEVVERALALVQSFDPTGVAARTVQECLLLQLRADPQPDPVAVEIVQDHFDALAARRFPEVARVLKLPVDRIMEAVEEIWALEPKPGRRFTASDTRHVVPDVFVFKMGNDYAVVLNDDGLPRLRLNAFYRSFLRGAGDEARQYVESKIRSALFLIKSVDQRQRTLRKVTQSIAKFQREFLDKGVPGLRPLALRDVAEDIGMHESTVSRVTTNKYVQTPQGLFELKFFFHSGIAAESGERVSSISVKKMIQELLGQEDPGKPLSDQEVTQILKSRGLSIARRTVAKYREEVGLLPSHQRRLAPKKR; translated from the coding sequence ATGGCGATCGAAGTCAGACTGTCTCTCCGGCAGACCCAGCGGTTGGTGATGACCCCGCAGCTCCAGCAGGCCATCCAGCTCCTGCAGCTGTCGACGCTGGAGCTGCAAGAGGTGATCGAGAAAGAGCTCCTCGAGAACCCGCTCCTCGAAGAGGTTCCCGCCGACACGGGCGAGCCCCGGGAAGGGGCCACCGCCGAAGCTCCGGGGCCGAGCGAACCCGCCAGCGTCGACGCGACGACGCCGGACGGTAACCGGGCCGAGGATCTGCCCTTCGACCTGACGTCCGTCGTGTTCGACGTTCCGGAGGAACCCACGCTCGTGCAGCAGGAGGAGCGCGACGAATTCCCCCTGGAGAACCTCGTCCGCTCGACGTCGACGCTGGCCGACCACCTGGAGCTGCAGCTCGGCGTGGCCACCGATGACCCCCAGCTCCGGGCCGCCGGCAGCGCCATCATCGGGAACCTCGACGAGGACGGCTACCTCAGGGCCGAGCTCGCCGAGATCGCCGAGTTCACCCAGCTCCTGCCCGAGGTGGTCGAGCGGGCCCTGGCGCTGGTGCAGTCCTTCGACCCGACCGGCGTGGCGGCGCGAACCGTCCAGGAGTGCCTGCTGCTCCAGCTCCGCGCCGACCCGCAGCCCGACCCCGTCGCGGTCGAGATCGTGCAGGACCACTTCGATGCGCTCGCCGCGCGCCGGTTCCCGGAGGTCGCGCGGGTCCTCAAGCTCCCGGTCGACCGGATCATGGAAGCCGTCGAGGAGATCTGGGCGCTCGAGCCCAAGCCCGGCCGCCGGTTCACCGCGTCCGACACCCGGCACGTCGTCCCGGACGTCTTCGTGTTCAAGATGGGGAACGACTACGCGGTGGTGCTCAACGACGACGGGCTCCCGCGGCTCCGGCTCAACGCCTTCTACCGGAGCTTCCTCCGCGGGGCGGGGGACGAGGCGCGGCAGTACGTCGAGAGCAAGATCCGCTCCGCGCTCTTTCTGATCAAGAGCGTGGACCAGCGCCAGCGCACACTCCGCAAGGTCACCCAGAGCATCGCGAAGTTCCAGCGGGAGTTCCTCGACAAGGGCGTGCCCGGGCTCCGGCCGCTCGCCCTCCGGGACGTAGCGGAGGACATCGGCATGCACGAGTCGACGGTGAGCCGGGTGACCACGAACAAGTACGTGCAGACCCCCCAGGGCCTGTTCGAGCTGAAGTTCTTCTTCCACAGCGGGATCGCCGCCGAGAGCGGGGAGCGGGTCTCATCGATCTCGGTGAAGAAGATGATCCAGGAGCTCCTCGGCCAGGAGGATCCGGGGAAGCCGCTCTCCGATCAGGAGGTGACCCAGATCCTCAAGAGCCGCGGGCTCTCGATCGCGCGTCGCACCGTCGCCAAGTATCGGGAGGAGGTGGGCCTGCTCCCGTCCCACCAACGCCGGCTGGCACCGAAGAAGCGGTAG
- the lptC gene encoding LPS export ABC transporter periplasmic protein LptC: MQKLSLAILAGVGVFVLIVAGILVSRGRNVPGEAADPPLTRADFRIKEVHLQEETSGNVRWRLDADEAEVFERDGRTRLRRVTVTIEEPDRTWNVTGEEGDLHETTKDVVIRKNVVLVSTDGIRLETDTLRWQAKEKRVWTDSPVVLYRKGVIVRGQGLESRVAEERTAVKGRVSATFTRARSGPLPLPGTKGGES, from the coding sequence ATGCAAAAACTCTCCCTGGCCATCCTCGCGGGCGTCGGCGTCTTCGTGCTCATCGTCGCCGGCATCCTGGTGTCCCGAGGCCGGAACGTTCCGGGTGAGGCGGCGGACCCACCCCTCACCAGGGCCGATTTCCGCATCAAGGAGGTCCATCTCCAGGAAGAGACGAGCGGGAACGTTCGCTGGAGGCTCGACGCCGACGAGGCGGAGGTCTTCGAGCGGGACGGCCGGACGCGGCTCCGGCGGGTCACCGTGACGATCGAAGAGCCCGACCGGACGTGGAACGTGACCGGCGAGGAGGGTGACCTCCACGAGACCACCAAGGACGTCGTGATCCGGAAGAACGTGGTCCTGGTCTCGACCGACGGCATCAGGCTCGAGACCGACACGCTCCGGTGGCAGGCCAAGGAGAAGCGCGTCTGGACCGACTCCCCGGTAGTCCTCTACCGGAAGGGCGTGATCGTCCGGGGTCAGGGGCTCGAGAGCCGGGTGGCCGAGGAGCGGACCGCCGTGAAGGGGCGGGTGAGCGCGACGTTCACCCGCGCGCGCTCGGGTCCGCTTCCGTTGCCTGGGACGAAGGGCGGCGAGTCGTGA
- the lptB gene encoding LPS export ABC transporter ATP-binding protein, with product MEGLVAQGLSKWFRGRRVVNNVGLDIQRGEIVGLLGPNGAGKTTSFHMIVGHLRPDAGRIFLEGQQVTHLPMYKRCRLGLGYLPQESSVFRKLTVEENLLAILETLELSRSERMTRLGELLEELDLTRLARVPAFTLSGGERRRLEITRALVTSPRYLLLDEPFTGIDPIAIGDIQAIVGSLRDRGIGILITDHNVRETLAITDRAYILYDGKVLVSGTARELARDPKAREVYLGEKFSL from the coding sequence ATGGAAGGACTCGTCGCGCAGGGGCTGTCGAAGTGGTTCCGCGGCCGCCGGGTCGTGAACAACGTGGGCCTGGACATCCAGCGCGGCGAGATCGTCGGGCTACTCGGGCCGAACGGGGCCGGCAAGACCACGTCCTTCCACATGATCGTCGGACACCTCCGACCCGATGCGGGCCGGATTTTCCTTGAGGGGCAGCAGGTGACGCACCTCCCGATGTACAAGCGGTGTCGGTTGGGGCTCGGCTACCTTCCCCAGGAGTCGTCTGTCTTTCGGAAGCTCACCGTGGAGGAGAACCTCCTGGCGATCCTGGAGACGCTGGAGCTGTCGCGCTCGGAACGGATGACCCGCCTCGGCGAGCTGCTGGAGGAGCTCGACCTGACCCGCCTGGCGCGCGTCCCCGCCTTCACGCTGTCGGGGGGCGAGCGCCGGCGTCTCGAGATCACCCGAGCCCTGGTCACGTCGCCCCGCTACCTGCTCCTCGACGAGCCGTTCACCGGGATCGACCCGATCGCCATCGGCGACATCCAGGCGATCGTGGGGTCGCTGAGGGACCGGGGGATCGGCATCCTCATCACCGACCACAACGTGCGGGAGACCCTGGCGATCACGGACCGCGCCTACATCCTCTACGACGGCAAAGTCCTGGTTTCGGGCACGGCCCGGGAGCTGGCCCGGGATCCCAAGGCCCGCGAAGTCTACCTCGGCGAGAAGTTCTCCCTCTAG
- a CDS encoding HAD hydrolase family protein → MVRTFARRARAVRLLVLDVDGVLTDGRLHYGPCGEEWTVFHVQDGYGLVAAQRAGLQVAIVSARASAAVSRRMADLGVREVHQGVADKEGFFTTLLGRLGVARDEVAYMGDDLPDLPLLTSVGLALAPADAVPEVRAVAHWVARRPGGAGAVREAVEAILRVRAAWPPPGA, encoded by the coding sequence GTGGTCCGGACCTTCGCGCGTCGCGCCCGGGCCGTCCGGCTCCTCGTTCTCGACGTCGACGGGGTCCTCACCGACGGGCGCCTCCACTATGGCCCGTGCGGGGAGGAGTGGACGGTCTTCCATGTCCAGGACGGCTACGGCCTGGTCGCCGCCCAGCGCGCGGGGCTTCAGGTCGCGATCGTCTCGGCGCGTGCCTCTGCGGCGGTCTCGCGCCGGATGGCCGACCTCGGGGTCCGGGAGGTCCACCAGGGCGTGGCGGACAAGGAGGGGTTCTTCACCACGCTCCTCGGGCGGCTCGGCGTCGCGCGCGACGAGGTGGCGTATATGGGGGATGACCTGCCCGACCTCCCGCTCCTGACCTCGGTCGGACTCGCGCTCGCGCCGGCCGACGCCGTCCCCGAGGTGAGGGCCGTCGCCCACTGGGTAGCGCGGCGCCCCGGGGGGGCGGGGGCCGTCCGCGAGGCCGTGGAGGCGATTCTCCGAGTCCGGGCCGCGTGGCCGCCGCCCGGAGCCTAA
- the kdsA gene encoding 3-deoxy-8-phosphooctulonate synthase: MTREVVVGPVRIGGGNPLALVGGPCAIEDEAHALMLAERLARVAEAARVPFVYKSSYDKANRSSLGAYRGPGLEAGLRILRKVKETLGMPVLSDVHDVSEVEPAAEVLDVLQVPAFLCRQTDLVVACGRTGKPVNVKKGQFLAPRDMLNVVGKIRSTGNERILLTERGTTFGYNNLVVDFRGLADMRELGYPVIFDATHSVQLPGGLGERSGGERKYVPALARAAVAVGIDALFMEIHEDPDRTLPDGRPLSDGPNMLRLDDLPRLLAEIRAIHSGLTAQR, from the coding sequence GTGACGCGCGAGGTGGTCGTCGGCCCGGTCCGGATCGGCGGCGGCAACCCGCTCGCACTCGTCGGCGGCCCGTGCGCGATCGAGGACGAAGCGCACGCTCTCATGCTGGCCGAGCGTCTGGCCCGGGTGGCCGAGGCGGCCCGCGTGCCGTTCGTCTACAAGTCCTCCTACGACAAGGCCAACCGCTCGTCATTGGGCGCGTATCGCGGACCTGGCTTGGAGGCAGGCCTGAGGATCCTCCGGAAGGTGAAGGAGACGTTGGGGATGCCGGTGCTCTCCGACGTCCACGACGTTTCCGAGGTGGAGCCCGCCGCCGAGGTGCTGGACGTGCTCCAGGTTCCCGCGTTCCTCTGCCGCCAGACCGATCTGGTGGTGGCCTGCGGCCGGACCGGAAAGCCGGTGAACGTGAAGAAAGGCCAGTTCCTCGCCCCCCGGGACATGCTGAACGTCGTGGGGAAAATCCGCTCGACCGGGAACGAGCGCATTCTCCTCACCGAGCGGGGGACGACCTTCGGCTATAATAACCTGGTCGTGGACTTCCGCGGACTTGCGGACATGCGCGAGCTCGGCTATCCGGTGATCTTCGACGCGACGCACTCGGTGCAGCTCCCTGGCGGCCTCGGTGAGCGCTCGGGCGGCGAGCGCAAGTACGTCCCGGCCCTGGCGCGCGCCGCGGTGGCGGTGGGGATCGATGCGCTGTTCATGGAAATCCACGAGGACCCGGACCGCACCCTGCCCGACGGCCGCCCGCTCTCCGACGGTCCCAACATGCTGCGGCTCGATGACCTTCCCCGGCTGCTCGCCGAGATCCGGGCCATCCACTCTGGCCTGACGGCTCAGCGGTGA
- a CDS encoding KpsF/GutQ family sugar-phosphate isomerase, translating into MTDPLLKLAERVLRVEAEGILGLIGKLDDRFLRALGLLSDCRGRVVVTGIGKSGIIGRKVAATLASIGTPALFLHPAEGVHGDIGMVARGDVVLAISSSGETEEVLTLLPAIKRLGVPLIVLTGNPKSTLARGGDVVLDVSVPEEACPMDLVPTSSTTAALAMGDALAVALAELRGVRPEDFAGAHPGGSLGRRFLKVEDLMHVGEAVPIVGEGTPLGEAILEITAKRLGATTVVDGNGQLTGIITDGDLRRALQKGQGLLGKAARDVMSRNPKTIDRGELAAKALEVMEHYAITQLVLVDHRRQPVGIIHLHDILRAKIV; encoded by the coding sequence GTGACCGATCCGCTTCTCAAGCTCGCCGAGCGCGTCCTTCGGGTCGAGGCCGAAGGCATCCTCGGACTGATCGGGAAGCTCGATGATCGCTTCCTGCGGGCGCTCGGGCTCCTGAGCGACTGCCGGGGACGGGTCGTGGTGACCGGGATCGGCAAGTCGGGCATCATCGGTCGCAAGGTCGCGGCGACCCTGGCTAGCATCGGGACCCCGGCGCTCTTCCTCCATCCCGCCGAGGGCGTGCACGGGGACATCGGCATGGTGGCCCGGGGTGACGTGGTGCTCGCCATCTCGAGCAGCGGCGAGACCGAGGAGGTGCTTACGCTCCTGCCCGCGATCAAGCGGCTCGGCGTCCCGCTGATCGTCCTCACCGGGAATCCGAAATCGACGCTGGCGCGGGGCGGGGATGTCGTACTCGACGTCAGCGTGCCCGAAGAGGCCTGCCCGATGGACCTCGTGCCGACCTCGAGCACGACCGCGGCGCTGGCCATGGGCGACGCGCTGGCTGTGGCCCTCGCCGAACTCCGGGGCGTCAGGCCCGAGGACTTCGCCGGCGCGCATCCGGGCGGGAGCCTGGGGCGCCGCTTCCTGAAGGTCGAGGACCTGATGCACGTCGGCGAGGCGGTGCCGATCGTCGGCGAGGGAACGCCTCTCGGCGAGGCGATCCTTGAGATAACCGCAAAGCGGCTCGGCGCCACGACGGTCGTGGACGGCAACGGCCAGCTCACCGGAATCATCACCGACGGCGACCTCCGTCGGGCCCTGCAGAAGGGCCAGGGCCTCCTGGGCAAGGCCGCGCGGGACGTGATGTCGCGCAACCCGAAGACCATCGACCGGGGCGAGCTGGCCGCCAAGGCGCTCGAAGTCATGGAGCATTACGCGATCACCCAGCTCGTCCTGGTCGACCACCGGCGGCAACCGGTTGGGATCATCCACCTCCACGACATCCTCCGGGCCAAGATCGTGTGA
- the lptA gene encoding lipopolysaccharide transport periplasmic protein LptA, whose amino-acid sequence MASAKRTAFVAFLAVALAAALADAQPAAKPRKPGTTGEPKAERQPAKARAADAPALKPEEDQKNQPVVVDADQMESLKKEGLVIFTGNVVARQNNSIQYADRMEVYLDERGERVLRTVSTGNVRVITKDCRIGTARRGEYDDLEQRVVLTGNARVWQDDNVVTGERITIYLAEERSIVQGGKQERVRAVFSSKSDDRRQGTKAAGPAACR is encoded by the coding sequence ATGGCCTCCGCGAAACGCACAGCGTTCGTGGCGTTCCTCGCCGTGGCGCTGGCCGCTGCCCTGGCTGACGCCCAGCCCGCCGCCAAGCCCCGGAAACCCGGCACGACCGGTGAGCCGAAAGCCGAGCGGCAGCCGGCCAAAGCCCGGGCGGCCGACGCTCCCGCGCTCAAGCCCGAGGAGGACCAGAAGAACCAGCCGGTGGTGGTCGACGCCGACCAGATGGAGAGCCTGAAGAAGGAAGGGCTCGTCATCTTCACCGGCAACGTCGTCGCCCGCCAGAACAACTCGATCCAGTACGCGGACCGAATGGAGGTGTACCTGGACGAGCGCGGCGAGCGGGTGCTCCGAACCGTGTCCACCGGGAACGTCCGGGTTATCACCAAGGATTGTCGAATTGGCACGGCCCGGCGCGGCGAGTACGACGACCTGGAGCAGCGCGTCGTGCTGACGGGGAACGCCCGGGTCTGGCAGGACGACAACGTCGTGACCGGGGAACGGATCACGATCTACCTGGCCGAGGAACGGAGCATCGTGCAGGGGGGGAAGCAGGAGCGGGTGAGGGCCGTCTTCTCCTCGAAGTCCGACGACCGGCGCCAGGGGACGAAAGCGGCCGGCCCCGCCGCCTGCCGGTAG